The nucleotide sequence CTTCTGGCCCGACGAGCAGGAAGACCTGGTGCTGGTTGTGAAGTCGGGCCGGTTCCGGGTGTACCTTTCGTACGGGGGCAAGGAATTCACCTTGGCCTTTCTGGAGCGGGGCGACATCTACAGCAGCCACACCGGGGCGCACGTGCAAGCCCTGGCCGACGGCGAGGTGCTGCTGGCCGACACCCGCGCCTTCCGCCGCCGCATGACCGACCTGCCGGAGGTTTCGGCCATCATGGTGCGGGTGCTGGGGCAGATGCTGCGCTCCACCTTCTTTCTCATCGAGGGGCTGGTGTTCCGCGATAGCAACACCCGCCTGGCCTCCCTGCTGCTGGAACAGGCCGAACGGGCTCCCGCCCCCGACCCTGACGATACCGCCGACCTCGCCGAAATGGACGCTACGGACGATGCCGCCAACGCGGGCGCGGCATCAGCCCCTGACGACGCGCCCCCGCATGTCCTTGCCACCCCCTCGGCCAACGCCCCGGTCCACGCCCCGGCCAACACCCCTGCCGCAATGCGCCCCGCCCATGCCCCTGCCCGGCGCCACGCCATGCCGTCCCGATCCGTGCAACCCGGCAGCGGCCAGATCATCCGCATGGACCTGACCACGGAACAACTGGCCGGCATGGTGGGAGCCACCCGTCAGACCGTGTCCACCCTGCTCAACGACATGATCCGCTCCGGCATCCTTGAACGGGTGGGACGCGGCGCCTATCGCGTGCGCGACATGGACCGCCTGCGCGAACTGGCCAGCGCGTAGCCAGCGCCCCTTTTCGCCCCGGCCCGCCCTGCCTGCCTGCGTTCCAGCCAGCCCCCGCTGTCCGGCGCCCCTCGGGGCCGTCAGCGCCGATCGACCTCGTCGGTCGAGTTCACTGCCCCCCCTTTGCCCGACTCCCGGCCCGGTAGTCTGCCAGTTGCCCGCCTGGCTGTCCGCCTGGTCGTCCACCAATGGCGCCCCTGTCGCGCCGTCCCTTCCCCTTTCGTCAAGCCGCGCACTCTCCCCCCTTTCCTTCCGCAATACCGCTGTCTTTCCAGCGTGTTTCCGCATTCTTTCGCCCCCTCCCCTTTTTTCCGCACCTGCGTGCCTTTTGTCGGCTATCCGACATACCCCACCGCCCTGCCGCGCTACGTTCGCACCATACAGTGCCGCCCACACGCAGGAGAGGACGCGCGGGGGCGGCGGATGCGTCCGCACGCGTCGCGGGAAACGACAGCGGACGCGGTGCAACCGCAGCGGCCCCGTGCGGGGCCACCGCCCAGGGAGGGCAACATGAATTCCGAGACCCCCTACACCGAGCACACCCTGTGGGAAGACGCGCGGCAGATGCTGCGCAAGGCCGAAGCCGAAAACATTCCCACCGCGTGGGACCGCATGCGCGAGCAGACGCCCCACTGTAAGTTCTGCGAACTGGGCACCACCTGCCGCAACTGCGTCATGGGTCCCTGCCGCATAGCCAACCGCAAGGACGGCAAGATGCGCTACGGCGTGTGCGGTGCCGACGCCGACGTCATCGTGGCCCGCAACTTCGGCCGGTTCATCGCGGGCGGCGCCGCCGGGCACTCCGACCACGGCCGCGACCTGATCGAGACGCTGGAGGCCGTGGTGGAAGGCCACGCCCCCGGCTACACCATCCGCGACGAGGCCAAGCTGCGCCGCATCGCCGCCGAACTGGGCGTGGCCGACACAGACACTCGCCCCACCCTGGACGTGGCCCGCGACCTTGTGGACGTGTGCTACGCCGACTTCGGCAGCCGCCGCACCGAACTGGCCTTTCTGAAGCGCGCCCCCAAGGTCCGCCGCGAATTGTGGGAACGCCTGGGCATGACCCCGCGCGGCATTGACCGCGAAATCGCCGAAATGATGCACCGCACCCACATGGGCTGCGACAACGACCCCGCCAGCCTGCTGACCCACGCTGCGCGCACCGCGCTGGCCGATGGCTGGGGCGGATCCATGATCGGCACGGAACTGTCGGACATCCTGTTCGGCACGCCCATGCCCCGCCAGTCCACCGTGAACCTGGGCGTGCTGCGCGAAGACGCCGTGAACATCCTTGTGCACGGCCACAACCCCGTGGTGTCGGAAATGATCCTGGCCGCCGCACGCGAACCCGCCATGCAGCAGGCCGCCCGCGATGCCGGGGCCGCCGCGCTCAACGTGGCCGGGCTGTGCTGCACCGGCAACGAACTGCTGATGCGCCAGGGCATTCCCATGGCGGGCAACCACCTGATGACGGAACTGGCCATCGTGACCGGCGCGGCGGACGCCATCGTGGCCGACTACCAGTGTATCATGCCCAGCCTTGTGCGCATTGCCGCCTGCTACCACACCCGCTTCGTGACCACCTCGCCCAAGGGGCGGTTCACCGGGGCCACGCACATCGAGGTGCACCCCCACAATGCCCAGGAAAAGTGCCGCGAAATCGTGCGGCTGGCCATCGAGGCCTTCACGAAGCGCGACCCCGCGCGGGTGAGCATTCCCGTACAGCCGGTACCCATCACCACCGGGTTCTCCAACGAGGCCATCCTGGCCGCGCTGGGCGGCACCCCGGCCCCGCTGCTGGACGCCGTGAAGGCCGGGCAGATTCGCGGGTTCGTGGGCATCGTGGGCTGCAACAACCCCAAGATCAAACAGGATTCCGGCAACGTGGGCCTGGCCAAGGAACTCATCCGCCGCGACATCATGGTGCTGGCCACCGGCTGCGTGACCACGGCGGCAGGCAAGGCCGGGCTGCTCATGCCAGAGGCCGCCGACATGGCCGGGCCGGGCCTTTCCGCCGTGTGCAAGGCGCTCGGCGTGCCGCCCGTGCTGCACATGGGCAGCTGCGTGGACAACTCGCGCATCCTGCAACTGTGCGGGCTGCTGGCCGATGAACTGGGCGTGGACATCAGCGACCTGCCCGTGGGGGCGTCGTCGCCGGAATGGTATTCGGAAAAGGCGGCGGCCATCGGCCTGTACGCCGTGGCCAGCGGCATTCCCACCCACCTCGGCCTGCCGCCCAACATCCTGGGCAGCGACGTGGTGACCGGCTTGGCCGTTGACGGCCTGAACGGGTTGGTGGGCGCGGCGTTCATGGTGGAGGCCGACCCGGTGAAGGCGGCGGACCTGCTGGAAGCGCATATCGTGGAGCGGCGCCAAAAGCTGGGATTGTCCGCGTAGCACGGCACATCTACTGACAGGCGCGCACCTTGGGCATCACCCGGCGGCGCGGTCACCGGCCCGTGGCCGCGCCTTCCCGCACCGGGACGGGCCGGGGCAGGCACTTCCTGCTCCGGCCCAGCTCCGGCGCTTCGGCCCTGCCGGAGACACGCGGGCAAGAACGGCGCATGCCACCGGAGCATCTCCGCCCCCCCTTTGAACATTTTTTTGGGGGGGTGGGGAGCCGGGGCTGGGAAGGAGACCCTTTCCCGAAAGGGTCCCTTCCCCGCCCCCGGTTCTCTTTCTTCCGAAACGGACGCCACGCAGGAGGCACGCATGAAATTGGCATTTGCGGGCAAAGGCGGCGCGGGCAAGACCACGCTGGCAGCCTGGACGGCGGACTATCTGGCCCGGCACGGGCACGACGTGTGGATGATCGACGCGGACACGGCCCTGTCATTAGGAAGGGCCTCCGGTCTTGCGCGCGACGGCCTGCCGGTGCCGCTGGTGGAGCGGCACGACCTGATCATGCAGCGCATCGGCACGGGCATGATCAGCCTGACGCCCGAAGTGGGCGACCTGCCCGAGGCGCTGGCGGTGGACGTTCCCCTTGGGGGGGATGCGGCACCCGGCATTGCGCCAGGGCGCAAGCGGCTGCTGGTCATGGGGTCGGTTGCCGGGGCCGGGGGCGGCTGCGCCTGCGAGGCCAACGCCCTGCTGAAGGCGCTGCTGGCCCATCTGGTGCACGACCGGCGCGAATGGGTACTGGTGGACCTGGAGGCCGGGGTGGAACACCTTGGCCGGGGCACCGTGGCGGCAGTGGACGGCCTGGCGGTGGTCAGCGAGCCGGGGCTGCGCAGCCTGGAAACGGCGGCGGACATCGCCCGTCTGGCGCACGGCCTTGGCCTGCACCAGCAGGTGCTGGCCCTGAACCGGCTTGCCGGACCGTGCGCCGCCTGCGCCGAGGACGAGTACCTGCCCCAGCTACCCCAATTGCCCGACAGCCCGGAACTGGTCGGCCTGCCCGAAACGCGGGTGGGCGTGCCCGCCCTGCCCGGCCTTGCGGCGCGCATGCTGGACAACGCCTGCGTCACCGGCCTGCCGGAACACGCGCTGGTGGACCGGTTCATCGCGCGGCTGCTGGAAGGGTTCGGACATCCGGCGGAGGCCACGGCCTGAGCGGGCCGGAATGGGCGGTAACCAACGCGATGCCGCAGCATTTCCCGCCAAAAAAGACCAACGCCGGGCACTCTCGTGTCCGGCGTTTTCGTTGCCCGTCGCTTAAACCGTCCGCGAAACGCGCGGCAGCAGTTCCTTCCAGCGCGCCGCGTCCAGCCGCTGGCCGGGGGGCAACGCGGCCAGCACCGCGCGCAGGCGCAGGGCCTCGTCCCGCAGGACCGCCAGATCAACCCCGAACCCTGCGGGCAGGAACGGGACCAGATGTCCGGCGCCGCGTTCCAGCAGGCGCAACGCCCCGGCGCGGTTGCCGTTTTCCTCGTGCAGCAGGCCCACGGCAATTTGCAGGATGCCCTTGTACACATCGCGCTCGGGCCGGGTTTCGTCCAGCCACAGATGCTCCAGCACCTCATGACAGGTGAACCACGCCCCGGCATCGAACAGGGCCAGCGCCCGGTCGAAGCGGCGGATTTCGTCCCCCGTACGGCTATCCGGAGTATGGCCGCCCGGCATTTCGCTATCCGGCGGGCCGCCATTCGGCACGTCACGTTCCGGGAGGCGGTCACCGTCCCGTTGCGATGCATCGTCCATGGGGCCTCCCCGGCGGCGGTGCGCCGTCACGACGCTCCGGATATTCCCACTCCTGCCTACGCCATCACAGCATTCCGGACATCCCCTACCCCGGCTGCCGCCGTCGGCGGTGCTACACCCCGAAAAACCGCCGCGCGTTGTCCCCGGCCACCGTCCACAGTTCGGCCACGTCCATGCCCCGCGCCTGGGCCACGGCCTGCGCGGTGAACACCATGTACGCGGGTTCGTTGCGCTTGCCGCGATAGGGCACGGGCGACAGGTACGGGCTGTCGGTTTCCAGCACCAGCCGATCCAGCGGCAGCGCGCGCGCTGCCTCGCGCAGGGGTTCGTTGGCCGGGTAGCTGACCGGGCCGGGCAACGAGACGTGCCAGCCGTGCGCCACGATGCGCGCGGCCTGCGCCGCATCGCCCCCAAAGCAGTGCCACAGCAGCGGGTAGCCGGAAAAGCCTTCCTCCTCCAGCACCCGCAAGGTGTCGTCGAAGGCGTCGCGCGAGTGGATCACCACCGGGCGCTCCACCTCACGGGCCATGGCCAGCTGGGCGCGAAAGGCCGCGCGCTGGATGTCGGGCGGGCAGTCGTCCCAGTAGAAATCCAGGCCAATCTCGCCCACGGCGCGCAGGCGGTCGTCCTGTGCGAATGCCGCGCGCATGGCGGCAAGGGCCGCGTCGTCGCAGGCCTGCGCCTCGCAGGGGTGGATGCCGAGCAGAAAGAACACCTCGGGCCGCTGCGCGAACAGGTGGCGGTTGGCCGCCCATTTCTCCGGGCCAAGGAACACGTTGCCGAACTGCGCTACCCCGGCGGCGCGGGCGCGGTCCAATACGGCCTCGCGGTCAGCGTCGAACTCGCTGCCATCAAGGTGGGCGTGCGATTCCACGCCGGTACAGGGCAACCCCAGGCTTTCCGGCGCGGGGCGTTCCGGTTTCTTCTTGGACATGATGCGGATTCCTTATGGTGATGACGCGCGGCACCGGCCATGCGCTCTCGCCCGCACGAATGACGGACGGGCGGGCAGAAGGCTACGGCACGGACAGACGGCGCGTGGCGGCGCGAATGTTCATTGGAAGCACGGAGTAAATGCGTCCTCGTGGGGTGCCTGTCCAGTGCACAGGCACTCGTTATGGGGCTGGCGGAAGACCTGGCTAGCTGCGCGCGGCGGGAAACAATTCCCCCTTCGCCACCCGCTCCCACAGCGCCAGCACCGTTGCACGCTGGCGCTCCAGCGAACAGGCCCGCGCCGTGGCAAGTCCCGCCCGGCGCAGCGCGGCCAGTTCCGGCCCGCCCGTGGCCGCAAGACGTACGGCCCGTTCCAGGGCCAGCCCGGCGGCCACCACGTCGGCGTCGGCGGCAAAGTAGCCGTTGGGCGGCAGGTCCATGCCCCCGCCAGCCGGGTCCGCTTCGGGGCCGCCCCCCGTCCACCACGGGGTCACCCCGCCGGGCAGGGCCTGGCGCATGTAGTCCCACCCGCCAAATCCGGCAAAGCCCACCAGCAGGCAGCCGCTGGCCAGCGCCTCCAGCGGGGGCAGCGGGCAGCCTTCGGGAAACCCCGTGGCCAGAAACACCTGCGACGTGCGCAGCAGATCCGCCACTTCGGCATGGGTGCGGCCATGAATCTCGCGCCACTCCACCTCCACGGCCCGCTCCCCGCGCGAGGCGGACAGGGCCAGCCGGGCGGTCAGCAACTCGCGCACCTGCTGGGCCAGCGCGCGGTTCTTGCGCGGCATCCAAGCAATGCGCACCGGCCCCGGCGCGGGTCCGTCGGGAACGGCGCCCCCGTTCGATTGTTCCCCGCCATCCCCACCCTGCGCCCAGGCCGGGTGGAACACTTCAAGGTCGATGCCGGGGCGCAGCACCGGGGCTTCGCGCCCGGTCACCTCGCGGGTGTACCAGGCCACCGGGTCGGACACGGCCAGGAACGACACGTCAAGTTGCGGCCAGGCCACGCCCGGCGGCAACGAAGACAGCAGGTACGCCCAGTTCTGCACGTACACCACGCACCGCGCGCCCGCGCGCAGGCCAGGAGCCAGCGCGTTGACCCAGCCTTCCGGCACCAGCCACACGTCGCGCGGGGTCGGCGCGGCGACGGCCTCGTCCCAACCCATTATTGGCGCGGGCGGGCTGTCCGGATCGAGCCCGGGCGCCCCCCCTTCGCGGGGGACGAGAAACACCGGGTACCCGGCGGCATGCAGGTGCGCGGCCATGCGGTACAGCACGGCAAGGCCCCCGGTCATGCGGGGCAGCGGCGGAACGAACAGAAAGGTACGCATGGGCGATGCTCCGTGATTGGACGCAGCAAAGCAGATACCGGAGTGAAGGGCAAGGGGGAGTGACCGGGCGGGGCTGTGCCAGACTGGACGGACGGGGCGGACGGGGCGGACCGGACGGACTGGGCGGACCGGACGGACGGGGCGGACCGGGCGGTGCAAACCATAACGGACAAGACGGGGCCACGGATGGGACTGGCGGAACGGGCCGCGCGAGCCGATACCATCGAGCACTTGGCCGGATGTCTTCAGGCACGCGCGCCATACCTCCCCGCCCCAGAAAAAAACGCCGGGGACGGAAGGCCTTCCTCCATCCCCGGCGCAAAATCAGGCAGCGTCAGTCTACTTGCC is from Nitratidesulfovibrio sp. and encodes:
- the cooS gene encoding anaerobic carbon-monoxide dehydrogenase catalytic subunit, whose amino-acid sequence is MNSETPYTEHTLWEDARQMLRKAEAENIPTAWDRMREQTPHCKFCELGTTCRNCVMGPCRIANRKDGKMRYGVCGADADVIVARNFGRFIAGGAAGHSDHGRDLIETLEAVVEGHAPGYTIRDEAKLRRIAAELGVADTDTRPTLDVARDLVDVCYADFGSRRTELAFLKRAPKVRRELWERLGMTPRGIDREIAEMMHRTHMGCDNDPASLLTHAARTALADGWGGSMIGTELSDILFGTPMPRQSTVNLGVLREDAVNILVHGHNPVVSEMILAAAREPAMQQAARDAGAAALNVAGLCCTGNELLMRQGIPMAGNHLMTELAIVTGAADAIVADYQCIMPSLVRIAACYHTRFVTTSPKGRFTGATHIEVHPHNAQEKCREIVRLAIEAFTKRDPARVSIPVQPVPITTGFSNEAILAALGGTPAPLLDAVKAGQIRGFVGIVGCNNPKIKQDSGNVGLAKELIRRDIMVLATGCVTTAAGKAGLLMPEAADMAGPGLSAVCKALGVPPVLHMGSCVDNSRILQLCGLLADELGVDISDLPVGASSPEWYSEKAAAIGLYAVASGIPTHLGLPPNILGSDVVTGLAVDGLNGLVGAAFMVEADPVKAADLLEAHIVERRQKLGLSA
- a CDS encoding ArsA-related P-loop ATPase; this translates as MKLAFAGKGGAGKTTLAAWTADYLARHGHDVWMIDADTALSLGRASGLARDGLPVPLVERHDLIMQRIGTGMISLTPEVGDLPEALAVDVPLGGDAAPGIAPGRKRLLVMGSVAGAGGGCACEANALLKALLAHLVHDRREWVLVDLEAGVEHLGRGTVAAVDGLAVVSEPGLRSLETAADIARLAHGLGLHQQVLALNRLAGPCAACAEDEYLPQLPQLPDSPELVGLPETRVGVPALPGLAARMLDNACVTGLPEHALVDRFIARLLEGFGHPAEATA
- a CDS encoding glycosyltransferase family 1 protein — protein: MRTFLFVPPLPRMTGGLAVLYRMAAHLHAAGYPVFLVPREGGAPGLDPDSPPAPIMGWDEAVAAPTPRDVWLVPEGWVNALAPGLRAGARCVVYVQNWAYLLSSLPPGVAWPQLDVSFLAVSDPVAWYTREVTGREAPVLRPGIDLEVFHPAWAQGGDGGEQSNGGAVPDGPAPGPVRIAWMPRKNRALAQQVRELLTARLALSASRGERAVEVEWREIHGRTHAEVADLLRTSQVFLATGFPEGCPLPPLEALASGCLLVGFAGFGGWDYMRQALPGGVTPWWTGGGPEADPAGGGMDLPPNGYFAADADVVAAGLALERAVRLAATGGPELAALRRAGLATARACSLERQRATVLALWERVAKGELFPAARS
- a CDS encoding Crp/Fnr family transcriptional regulator, whose protein sequence is MMMKLSDVDLLEALERPESAPLREMFSVRRVARGQGIFWPDEQEDLVLVVKSGRFRVYLSYGGKEFTLAFLERGDIYSSHTGAHVQALADGEVLLADTRAFRRRMTDLPEVSAIMVRVLGQMLRSTFFLIEGLVFRDSNTRLASLLLEQAERAPAPDPDDTADLAEMDATDDAANAGAASAPDDAPPHVLATPSANAPVHAPANTPAAMRPAHAPARRHAMPSRSVQPGSGQIIRMDLTTEQLAGMVGATRQTVSTLLNDMIRSGILERVGRGAYRVRDMDRLRELASA
- a CDS encoding TatD family hydrolase, translating into MSKKKPERPAPESLGLPCTGVESHAHLDGSEFDADREAVLDRARAAGVAQFGNVFLGPEKWAANRHLFAQRPEVFFLLGIHPCEAQACDDAALAAMRAAFAQDDRLRAVGEIGLDFYWDDCPPDIQRAAFRAQLAMAREVERPVVIHSRDAFDDTLRVLEEEGFSGYPLLWHCFGGDAAQAARIVAHGWHVSLPGPVSYPANEPLREAARALPLDRLVLETDSPYLSPVPYRGKRNEPAYMVFTAQAVAQARGMDVAELWTVAGDNARRFFGV
- a CDS encoding DUF309 domain-containing protein — encoded protein: MDDASQRDGDRLPERDVPNGGPPDSEMPGGHTPDSRTGDEIRRFDRALALFDAGAWFTCHEVLEHLWLDETRPERDVYKGILQIAVGLLHEENGNRAGALRLLERGAGHLVPFLPAGFGVDLAVLRDEALRLRAVLAALPPGQRLDAARWKELLPRVSRTV